Proteins encoded together in one Orrella marina window:
- a CDS encoding YbfB/YjiJ family MFS transporter yields the protein MNEPDPDARGPVNRSLMIALTGLMGLALAMGVGRFAYTPLLPMMQTDQGMSLQTGSWVALVNMLGYLVGGLTGKYLTGAPVRNLRLAAAGIILSLAGMAMTDHGLLWGTWRLVAGIASAWMMIMVSMITLPRLAGSPRLPGIVYAGVGAGTLLAGLLCAVFVGLGWTSHAAWLSLAGVSLLLAIPLWTVFERSWDQTAVVASRSQGDLPGAGVDPAVQARLWRLVVCYGLYGFGYILPATYLPAQARLLLQDSWTYSLAWPVFGLAAACSTLVVGLVASRLGLLRSWAGAQVVLTAGVATPIVWPSMTGILVASLCVGGTFVVITLVAMQEAQRSGGARSGLWMARLTASFAFGQVLGPAVIVLLQGRLEIGLGLAATALLVSLTGLVWQLQQDGRKAVGI from the coding sequence GTGAATGAGCCTGATCCAGACGCGCGTGGCCCGGTCAATCGATCTCTCATGATCGCACTGACGGGCCTGATGGGTCTGGCGCTGGCAATGGGAGTTGGCCGGTTCGCCTATACCCCGCTGCTACCGATGATGCAGACAGATCAGGGCATGTCTTTGCAAACCGGAAGCTGGGTGGCGCTAGTGAACATGCTTGGGTATCTGGTGGGTGGGCTCACCGGCAAATATCTGACTGGTGCGCCGGTTCGCAATCTGCGCCTGGCAGCAGCAGGCATCATTCTGAGTCTGGCGGGCATGGCGATGACCGATCACGGCCTGCTCTGGGGGACCTGGCGGCTTGTGGCCGGTATCGCGAGTGCCTGGATGATGATCATGGTCTCCATGATCACCTTGCCACGTCTGGCGGGTTCGCCGCGTCTGCCAGGGATTGTCTACGCCGGGGTGGGGGCTGGCACGTTGCTCGCTGGACTGCTGTGTGCGGTGTTTGTGGGGCTGGGGTGGACCTCGCACGCAGCGTGGCTGTCACTGGCGGGGGTTTCGCTCCTGCTAGCCATCCCGCTGTGGACAGTGTTCGAACGGTCCTGGGATCAGACGGCAGTCGTAGCCAGTCGTAGCCAGGGCGACTTGCCTGGTGCCGGCGTGGATCCGGCCGTGCAGGCAAGGCTCTGGAGACTGGTCGTTTGCTACGGACTGTATGGTTTCGGGTACATTCTGCCGGCAACCTATCTTCCAGCACAGGCCAGGTTGCTGTTGCAGGATAGCTGGACTTACAGTCTGGCCTGGCCGGTCTTTGGCCTGGCGGCCGCGTGTTCAACGCTGGTGGTGGGGCTGGTGGCCTCGCGGCTCGGGTTGTTGCGAAGCTGGGCAGGCGCCCAGGTGGTGCTCACGGCTGGCGTAGCGACGCCGATTGTCTGGCCCAGCATGACGGGCATACTGGTTGCCTCACTTTGTGTCGGCGGAACCTTTGTTGTGATCACGCTGGTGGCGATGCAGGAGGCACAGCGAAGTGGTGGTGCCCGTTCAGGTCTGTGGATGGCCAGGCTGACCGCGTCGTTTGCGTTCGGTCAGGTGCTCGGACCAGCCGTAATTGTGCTGCTGCAGGGACGGCTGGAAATCGGGCTGGGCCTGGCTGCGACGGCCTTGCTGGTTTCTCTGACAGGATTGGTCTGGCAGTTGCAGCAGGATGGACGCAAGGCCGTCGGCATCTGA
- a CDS encoding DUF2868 domain-containing protein — protein sequence MIKIWCYHYISRLELRDGLFHDESINRQVGQAHAVASDQLVERACCLAQTKGLLAQYSQIRHLIGSAIVVLLVLGLIAGGSAALAALGPGATPVNVIWSLMGLLLMPTITLILWLVSLLMPGAGAPWFGRIWQTLLNRFIGRSDLLDAWHAWLDTTRQSTTLRLWMGLMSHLVWFALLLGGVVTMLAAFSLRHYTFLWETTWLSVDVFVSLATVIGAPAGWLGLSIPDAKAIAASGNQALVDPVVRMQWANWLVGAIAVLGVLPRMMAGAGCALVIWSRLRRQKPDPQTAYAQAVLAQIRHDVGTQLPDGPPGEADRFEPVDRIPANQQDFSGSVVVGVDMTALPDWVSARPGLGVVDDRDSRQEVFARLEEYRPERLLIVVDGGQTPDRGSVSLVRDLSGKAGQARVYLQPRASGLQRDELWQGKLVESGLLAPLQDQAQATAWLQGELA from the coding sequence TTGATCAAAATCTGGTGCTATCACTACATTTCGAGACTGGAGCTCCGCGACGGACTGTTTCACGATGAGTCCATCAACCGTCAGGTCGGGCAAGCGCATGCTGTTGCGTCTGACCAGTTGGTCGAACGAGCCTGTTGCCTGGCTCAGACCAAGGGTCTGCTCGCGCAGTACAGCCAGATCCGGCATCTGATCGGTTCGGCGATTGTCGTGCTGCTTGTTCTGGGCCTGATTGCCGGTGGCAGTGCAGCACTGGCAGCCCTGGGGCCGGGAGCTACCCCGGTCAATGTGATCTGGAGCCTGATGGGCCTGCTGCTGATGCCGACCATCACGCTGATCCTGTGGCTCGTGTCGTTACTGATGCCTGGAGCCGGTGCCCCCTGGTTTGGACGAATCTGGCAGACCTTGCTCAACCGTTTCATAGGCCGATCGGATCTGCTCGATGCCTGGCATGCATGGCTAGACACGACGCGTCAGAGCACAACCTTGCGATTGTGGATGGGGCTGATGTCTCACCTGGTCTGGTTTGCTCTGCTGCTCGGTGGCGTTGTCACCATGCTGGCGGCTTTCAGCTTGCGCCATTACACCTTCTTGTGGGAAACAACCTGGCTGTCGGTTGACGTGTTTGTGTCGCTGGCCACAGTGATTGGTGCGCCAGCCGGCTGGCTGGGGTTGTCGATTCCGGATGCCAAAGCAATCGCCGCCAGTGGCAATCAGGCGCTTGTTGATCCGGTTGTGCGCATGCAGTGGGCGAACTGGCTTGTGGGCGCAATTGCCGTGCTGGGTGTGCTGCCTCGAATGATGGCGGGTGCAGGGTGTGCACTGGTGATCTGGTCCCGACTGCGTCGCCAGAAACCTGACCCGCAAACAGCCTATGCGCAGGCTGTTCTGGCGCAGATCCGGCATGACGTCGGTACACAACTGCCTGATGGCCCACCGGGCGAGGCAGACCGGTTTGAGCCGGTTGACAGGATCCCCGCGAATCAGCAGGATTTCAGCGGATCAGTGGTTGTTGGTGTGGACATGACGGCGCTGCCCGACTGGGTGAGTGCCCGGCCCGGACTGGGGGTGGTCGATGACAGAGACAGCCGGCAGGAGGTGTTTGCAAGGCTTGAAGAGTATCGCCCCGAGCGGCTGCTGATTGTTGTCGATGGAGGTCAGACACCCGATCGCGGCTCGGTGTCCCTGGTACGGGATCTCTCAGGCAAGGCGGGACAGGCCAGGGTGTATTTGCAGCCACGTGCCTCCGGTCTGCAGCGAGACGAGCTCTGGCAGGGCAAGCTGGTGGAGTCAGGCTTGCTGGCACCGTTACAGGATCAGGCGCAGGCCACAGCGTGGCTGCAAGGGGAACTGGCATGA